The sequence CTAATAAAGTAGTTCTACCAAACTTTTGAGTTTCCAAGTGGATGTAGGATACTTACAGCTTCACCCTTAATAATGTGGTTAGCTGAATTCAGAATGCAGAAGTTGCTTGTAGCACAAGCACTTGAAATAGAGTAGTTTGGCCCCATCCACCCCTATTTATCATTTGAAAAGAAACGTCAGTGTTGTTcattcatattttgtttatattaacaTTCAGATTTAATCAGACACCAGATCAACAGCAAGCATAGCAGAACCCATGTTAGTTGTAGCAAGAGGAACACAAAAAGGATTCATCTTCTTGTAAGAGATCTTCAAAGCTTGAATAGCCTCATGAAAGACCTTCATGCCACCCAGTGCAGAGCCAATCAAAACGCCACATTTGGCTTTGTCAAACTCAGCCATGACTTGTTCGGTTACACCACCATCAGCCAAAGCTTTCTTGCCAGCAGTGAGGAGATAGAGCATGAACTTGTCCATCCTCCTAGACAGTTTAGGAGCAACCCATCCTTCAGTGGAGAAAGATTTGATCTCACCCGCGATTCTCttgaacaaaatttaaaaacaaaggAAAGATAGTAAATAAAGAAACCCACAAAGATACCAAGAAAGTCTTGATATAATATGATAATAATATTTGCTTATTTACCGTAGGAAAGTCAGAACAATCAAAATCCTCAATGTGGCTAATACCACTGTTTCCTTGTAGCAAGTTCTCGTAAAAGGTATGTGGGTCATGACCTAATGATGTTTCAACTCCCATGCCTGTCACCACAACCCGACGCTTCTCCATAGGGGGATTATTCTTGCTAACCATGGCTTCATTTTCCATATTCATAGCAATAGCCATGGCTCTACCTAAAAACAACATAACACATTATAAGTTGACGATAGAGTTACTTAAAATTAATTAGCTACTATTCATAAACCTCATCTCAATGGCATTATATCAATTAAGTTCCATGCAACttcatagtttatatatatagtttgactGCAATTTATGCAGGTCTCCAAACTATGTATCCACATAGTCCTTATATCTAGTCTGAAACTCACAATAAAAATTGCAAATGTACCTACAAGTTTCATCATTTGCCCAATAACATAAAAACCATAACAACATGAAACTAAGACTTGTGTGagcaaacattaaaaaaaaaaaaaaactttaacaGGAAGACGCGGCAAAAGAAGAATGCTATACCGGAGTTAGTTGCTCGGTTCAATCTACTCTGGTTTTGATTCAAAGAAATACTATTTGATCCGAAGAGAGAAGACAAGgcaatgttgttgttgttgttgttgttgtagtgaTTGCAAGGCCTAAAGTCCAAATAGGCGTAACAGGAAGAGGCAGCCACCATGGCAAAAGTGAAGCGAAAGAGgccagagagaagaagaaggagacgaAGACGACAAGAACGTAGAGAAGCGAGAAAAGAGTGAAGAGAGAATCCAGCGGACTCACGAGAGACGTAAgaagaatctctctctctctctctctctctctctctttcagaAGGCGTGCGGAGCGCCTGGTTGCGTAAAATCGTGCACAAAACCTCATGAGAGAAAGATACAAACACTTTCATATACCAAACGACACAGTTCAAAAATATCTATATGCCCCATACTATATTTTACGTTATGCAACTTTTGTCTATTTTTATTGGAAGATTGATATAAAATTGCCATTTCAATCGTAAGAACAAAATACTACATCTTGCTACTTCATTTTGTTttcaagtaaaatatatatagcaaaCAGTAATTTAATTTAAAGTAGTTTAAACTTCTAAATCCTGATTGATATTTGACAATTTActgtattttatcaaaaattgtaagatttaaacaaataaagtata comes from Brassica rapa cultivar Chiifu-401-42 chromosome A02, CAAS_Brap_v3.01, whole genome shotgun sequence and encodes:
- the LOC103852924 gene encoding 3-oxoacyl-[acyl-carrier-protein] synthase II, chloroplastic, translated to MKVFVSFSHEVLCTILRNQALRTPSERERERERERDSSYVSRESAGFSLHSFLASLRSCRLRLLLLLSGLFRFTFAMVAASSCYAYLDFRPCNHYNNNNNNNIALSSLFGSNSISLNQNQSRLNRATNSGRAMAIAMNMENEAMVSKNNPPMEKRRVVVTGMGVETSLGHDPHTFYENLLQGNSGISHIEDFDCSDFPTRIAGEIKSFSTEGWVAPKLSRRMDKFMLYLLTAGKKALADGGVTEQVMAEFDKAKCGVLIGSALGGMKVFHEAIQALKISYKKMNPFCVPLATTNMGSAMLAVDLGWMGPNYSISSACATSNFCILNSANHIIKGEADVMLCGGSDAAIIPIGLAGFVAVRALSQRNNDPAKASRPWDCNRDGFVIGEGAGVLLLEELEHAKKRGATIYAEFLGGSFTCDAYHMTEPHPDGAGVIICIERALAHAGIPKEQINYVNAHATSTPAGDLKEYKALVHCFGQNPELKVNSTKSMIGHLLGAAGAVEAVATVQAIRTGWVHPNINLDNPENGVDTKLLVGSKKERLNIKAALSNSFGFGGHNSSIIFAPYK